A window of Solanum stenotomum isolate F172 chromosome 3, ASM1918654v1, whole genome shotgun sequence contains these coding sequences:
- the LOC125860624 gene encoding uncharacterized protein LOC125860624 isoform X2 has translation MDSHFLGLTAIVTLGYQLTFFIITALFRFDKVTDFAGGTNFIILAILTLVLKGSWHFRQVVLSLFVVIWGLRLGLFLLMRILQWGEDRRFDDKRDNLGKLAIFWILQAMWVWTVSLPVTVVNASDKQPSVQAQDIIGWIMWIIGILVEITADQQKLAFKNSPENRGKWCSVGLWKYSRHPNYFGEILLWWGVFLASTPVLVGAEWLVVFGPVFITLLLLFVSGIPLLEASGDKKFGNVAAYRSYKRKTSPLILLPPGLYGSLPQWFKTILLFEFPLYSRNLPQEELS, from the exons ATGGATTCCCATTTCTTGGGCCTCACTGCCATTGTTACC ttgGGTTATCAGTTAACATTTTTCATTATCACAGCACTCTTCAGGTTTGATAAAGTTACTGACTTTGCGG GAGGTACGAACTTCATTATACTTGCTATTTTGACCTTGGTGCTAAAGGGTTCATGGCACTTTCGACAG GTGGTTTTGTCATTATTTGTAGTTATATGGGGACTTCGATTGGGGCTTTTCTTATTAATGAG GATATTACAATGGGGGGAGGACAGACGTTTTGATGACAAGCGTGACAATCTTGGAAAACTGGCAATATTTTGGATACTTCAG GCAATGTGGGTATGGACTGTTAGTTTACCAGTGACAGTTGTTAATGCAAGTGACAAGCAGCCTTCTGTTCAGGCTCAAGACATCATTGGTTGGATTATGTGGATTATTGGGATTTTGGTTGAGATTACAGCTGACCAACAAAAATTGGCATTCAAAAACTCCCCGGAGAACAGAGGAAAATGGTGCAGTGTTGGCCTTTGGAAATATTCTCGTCATCCGAACTATTTTGGTGAG ATTTTACTTTGGTGGGGAGTTTTCCTGGCTTCCACACCGGTGCTAGTTGGTGCTGAATGGCTAGTTGTGTTTGGACCAGTATTCATAACCTTGCTGCTCCTTTTTGTTAGTGGCATACCCTTGCTTGAG GCATCAGGAGACAAGAAATTTGGAAATGTTGCTGCATACAGATCATACAAGAGAAAAACTAG CCCTCTTATTCTGCTGCCTCCTGGATTGTATGGGAGTCTTCCTCAATGGTTCAAAACCATACTCCTTTTTGAGTTTCCTTTGTACAGTCGCAATCTTCCTCAAGAAGAGTTAAGCTG A
- the LOC125860624 gene encoding uncharacterized protein LOC125860624 isoform X1: protein MDSHFLGLTAIVTLGYQLTFFIITALFRFDKVTDFAGGTNFIILAILTLVLKGSWHFRQVVLSLFVVIWGLRLGLFLLMRILQWGEDRRFDDKRDNLGKLAIFWILQAMWVWTVSLPVTVVNASDKQPSVQAQDIIGWIMWIIGILVEITADQQKLAFKNSPENRGKWCSVGLWKYSRHPNYFGEILLWWGVFLASTPVLVGAEWLVVFGPVFITLLLLFVSGIPLLEASGDKKFGNVAAYRSYKRKTSPLILLPPGLYGSLPQWFKTILLFEFPLYSRNLPQEELSWIRQNQQGSSRTDPKMS, encoded by the exons ATGGATTCCCATTTCTTGGGCCTCACTGCCATTGTTACC ttgGGTTATCAGTTAACATTTTTCATTATCACAGCACTCTTCAGGTTTGATAAAGTTACTGACTTTGCGG GAGGTACGAACTTCATTATACTTGCTATTTTGACCTTGGTGCTAAAGGGTTCATGGCACTTTCGACAG GTGGTTTTGTCATTATTTGTAGTTATATGGGGACTTCGATTGGGGCTTTTCTTATTAATGAG GATATTACAATGGGGGGAGGACAGACGTTTTGATGACAAGCGTGACAATCTTGGAAAACTGGCAATATTTTGGATACTTCAG GCAATGTGGGTATGGACTGTTAGTTTACCAGTGACAGTTGTTAATGCAAGTGACAAGCAGCCTTCTGTTCAGGCTCAAGACATCATTGGTTGGATTATGTGGATTATTGGGATTTTGGTTGAGATTACAGCTGACCAACAAAAATTGGCATTCAAAAACTCCCCGGAGAACAGAGGAAAATGGTGCAGTGTTGGCCTTTGGAAATATTCTCGTCATCCGAACTATTTTGGTGAG ATTTTACTTTGGTGGGGAGTTTTCCTGGCTTCCACACCGGTGCTAGTTGGTGCTGAATGGCTAGTTGTGTTTGGACCAGTATTCATAACCTTGCTGCTCCTTTTTGTTAGTGGCATACCCTTGCTTGAG GCATCAGGAGACAAGAAATTTGGAAATGTTGCTGCATACAGATCATACAAGAGAAAAACTAG CCCTCTTATTCTGCTGCCTCCTGGATTGTATGGGAGTCTTCCTCAATGGTTCAAAACCATACTCCTTTTTGAGTTTCCTTTGTACAGTCGCAATCTTCCTCAAGAAGAGTTAAGCTG GATTAGACAAAACCAACAAGGAAGCAGTAGAACAGACCCGAAGATGAGTTGA
- the LOC125860660 gene encoding golgin candidate 2 — protein MAHWISSKLKVAENLLHQIDQQAADSLRKSEKQRSDDIDRENIAKTNENKPLKDQFKKKSLETNDIIQKAKTDRNSSSISLDKNNSFGSNSNYKIHKEAVTPVDSSPKSSPNALTDNDWTELLSAPCPNATAGGTTSSNGVGSARSGRNDGRKQRSLGSGSNLPALDGKRSQKPQKVVKSVKGPNIHSENEADGRRIDRRASNVDYTMPVTSNVELKIDGEGLGKGDHHRKHENVKSLHGNKDVQNEVKNEGLDVVKGVDLSPVNNRSGDKSLGIVPGSSTLNKEVDMKNKLDDNQRNRPAKAMVDRPKLDSRSSTSLKMSSSSPSNAESDSETDSTSSSDSESEREREERRRRRQQILAEKAAAKAMEAIKERENKVAKLEGEKQSLEKILEERAKQQVQEASELQTKMMETMEAVELEKQKHNSTRMETLGRLAKLETVNAELARSLASVQWNLEVEVSQVAELRQQIELKEAAHEELRRKISRIQGSGEKLVASKGIEVEREMLEAEHSFLTDKVGLLQEKAKTLERSIATTQHELENPTAVEIELRRRLGQFTDHLIQKQAQVEALSSEKATMTFKIEAVSRSLEENKSMLTDFPSTSSMGDLESGLWISNSKLRPMFEERMRSGQQHLGSLIRQLDSIFCTGMVFLRRNSNAKIFSLVYLVFLHLWVIYILMSHAPVSEDTTGAVISLENINKTGGI, from the exons ATGGCTCACTGGATCTCTTCCAAGCTCAAAGTCGCCGAAAATCTCCTTCATCAG ATAGATCAACAAGCAGCTGATTCACTCCGTAAGAGTGAGAAGCAGCGATCTGATGATATAGATCGTGAAAACATAGCCAAAACTAATGAAAACAAGCCACTTAAGGAtcaattcaaaaagaaaagtcttgAAACAAATGATATAATTCAGAAAGCCAAAACTGATCGCAATTCTTCTTCTATTAGCCTGGATAAGAATAATAGCTTTGGCAGCAATAGTAATTATAAGATACATAAGGAAGCGGTGACGCCAGTAGATTCGAGTCCCAAGTCCAGTCCCAATGCTCTGACTGATAATGATTGGACTGAATTACTAAGTGCACCGTGCCCAAATGCCACTGCTGGGGGGACTACTAGTAGTAATGGAGTTGGAAGTGCCCGTAGTGGTCGGAATGATGGTAGAAAGCAAAGAAGTTTGGGGTCTGGGTCAAATTTACCAGCTTTGGATGGGAAAAGGAGCCAGAAACCTCAAAAGGTTGTTAAGAGTGTTAAAGGACCAAATATCCATTCTGAAAATGAGGCAGACGGTAGAAGGATAGACAGAAGAGCTAGCAATGTGGACTATACAATGCCGGTAACTTCAAATGTTGAACTCAAAATTGATGGGGAAGGTTTGGGTAAGGGGGACCATCATCGAAAACATGAAAATGTGAAGTCCTTGCACGGAAATAAGGATGTACAAAATGAAGTAAAGAATGAAGGTTTGGACGTTGTTAAGGGTGTAGATCTGTCTCCGGTGAATAATCGTTCTGGAGATAAGAGCCTTGGCATTGTACCGGGGTCTTCCACTCTTAATAAGGAAGTGGACATGAAGAATAAACTGGATGACAATCAGAGGAATAGGCCTGCAAAGGCTATGGTTGACAGACCAAAATTGGACTCTCGGAGTTCCACTTCTCTGAAGATGAGCTCTTCTTCACCTAGTAATGCAGAGTCTGATTCTGAGACAGATTCAACATCTTCATCAGACTCGGAAAGTGAACGTGAAagagaagaaaggagaagaagaaggcaacAGATCCTGGCTGAAAAAGCAGCCGCAAAAGCAATGGAAGCTATTAAAGAACGTGAGAACAAGGTTGCTAAATTGGAAGGGGAGAAACAGAGCTTAGAAAAAATACTTGAAGAGCGGGCCAAACAACAAGTTCAAGAG GCTTCTGAGTTACAGACGAAAATGATGGAAACAATGGAAGCTGTTGAGTTGGAGAAACAGAAACATAATAGTACTAGAATGGAAACTCTTGGCCGATTGGCAAAGCTTGAG ACTGTCAATGCTGAACTTGCAAGGTCTCTCGCTTCTGTTCAATGGAATCTTGAAGTAGAG GTTAGTCAGGTTGCTGAACTACGCCAACAAATTGAGTTAAAAGAAGCGGCTCATGAAG AACTAAGAAGGAAGATATCTAGGATACAGGGAAGTGGTGAAAAA TTGGTGGCTTCAAAAGGGATTGAAGTGGAGAGGGAGATGCTTGAAGCAGAGCACTCTTTCTTAACAGATAAAGTGGGATTGTTGCAAGAAAAG GCAAAGACACTAGAAAGAAGCATTGCCACGACACAGCATGAACTGGAAAACCCAACTGCAGTGGAGATTGAGCTCAGGCGGAGGCTTGGTCAATTTACCGATCATCTGATTCAAAAACAAGCTCAG GTTGAGGCGCTGTCTTCTGAGAAGGCCACAATGACATTTAAAATCGAG GCAGTTTCAAGGTCGTTAGAAGAAAACAAGTCTATGTTAACTGATTTTCCCAGTACCTCATCAATGGGTGATTTGGAGTCTGGATTGTGGATCTCCAACTCAAAGTTGAGGCCTATGTTTGAAGAAAGAATGCGATCAGGCCAGCAACATTTAGGATCTCTGATTCGGCAGTTGGACTCCATCTTCTGCACCGGAATGGTGTTTCTTAGAAGGAACTCAAAcgcaaaaatattttctctggTTTACCTCGTCTTCCTTCATCTTTGGGTCATATACATTTTAATGTCTCATGCTCCTGTCTCTGAGGACACCACTGGTGCCGTTATTTCCTTGGAGAATATCAACAAAACAGGAGGCATATGA
- the LOC125860724 gene encoding ras-related protein RABA6a — translation MSMDDSFDEECDYLFKSVLVGDSAVGKSNILSRFARNQFQLDSKPTIGVEFAYRNIRVGDKLIKAQIWDTAGQERFRAITSSYYRGALGALLVYDITRRTTFENLRKWLHELREYGSSDMVIVLVGNKSDLSNSSRQVNIEDGQSLAQLEGLSFLETSAMENLNVEEAFLQMINKIHEIVSQKSLEAKLNEVTTPKSLQEGKKLEIINIMDNEVTATKQNVNCCY, via the exons ATGAGTATGGATGATTCATTTGATGAAGAGTGTGATTATTTATTCAAGTCAGTTCTTGTTGGAGACTCAGCTGTGGggaaatcaaatattttatcaagATTTGCAAGAAATCAGTTTCAGCTTGATTCTAAGCCAACTATAGGTGTGGAATTTGCTTATAGAAATATTAGAGTTGGTGATAAACTCATCAAGGCTCAAATATGGGACACTGCTGGACAAGAAAG GTTTAGAGCAATTACAAGTTCATATTATCGCGGAGCCCTTGGTGCTTTACTTGTCTACGACATAACAAGAAGGACAACATTcgaaaatttaagaaaatggcTACATGAACTTAGGGAATATGGAAGTTCAGACATGGTAATTGTTCTTGTTGGTAACAAATCTGATTTATCCAATTCTTCAAGACAAGTAAATATTGAAGATGGACAAAGCCTTGCACAATTAGAAGGATTATCTTTTTTGGAAACATCAGCTATGGAAAATTTAAATGTTGAAGAAGCATTTCTACAAATGAttaacaaaattcatgaaattgtAAGCCAAAAGAGCTTAGAAGCAAAGTTAAATGAAGTGACTACACCAAAGTCACTTCAAGAAgggaaaaaattagaaattattAACATCATGGATAATGAAGTAACAGCCACTAAACAAAATGTTAATTGTTGTTACTGA
- the LOC125860313 gene encoding calcium-binding allergen Ole e 8-like, which yields MAATDNVNNNSVSKPSLYLQNMDEVQKVFQRFDTNGDGMISGDELSGVISALGSGTSPEEVARMMDEIDADRDGFISLKEFAEFCKGDINSVGDGGVKELREAFDLYDQDSNGLISAAELHQILTRLGESCSVQDCTKMITSVDSDGDGYVSFEEFKKMMTTSK from the coding sequence ATGGCTGCTACCGACAATGTCAACAATAACTCCGTTTCCAAGCCTTCTCTTTACCTTCAGAACATGGATGAGGTGCAGAAAGTGTTTCAACGGTTCGACACGAACGGCGACGGCATGATCTCCGGCGACGAGCTCTCCGGCGTCATCAGTGCTCTTGGATCTGGTACATCTCCCGAAGAAGTCGCTCGTATGATGGATGAAATTGATGCAGACAGAGACGGTTTCATTAGCCTCAAGGAATTTGCTGAGTTCTGTAAAGGCGACATTAACAGCGTCGGTGACGGTGGCGTTAAGGAGCTTCGTGAAGCCTTTGATCTATACGATCAGGACAGTAACGGATTGATCTCCGCCGCTGAGCTTCACCAGATCCTGACTCGTTTAGGCGAAAGCTGCTCCGTTCAGGACTGTACCAAAATGATCACGTCCGTTGATTCCGACGGCGACGGTTACGTTAGCTTTGAAGAGTTTAAGAAGATGATGACTACTAGCAAGTAG